A region from the Branchiostoma floridae strain S238N-H82 chromosome 9, Bfl_VNyyK, whole genome shotgun sequence genome encodes:
- the LOC118423431 gene encoding gastrin-releasing peptide receptor-like yields the protein MVSSSLLNSSQDSKDRIDSTGLVDQVVLAAWHSSDDYRNRTNLTQKAFQWASMGTSSDDDVGEPPKWALVIVAVIFSTIALTGILGNGTVIRIVWSNKTMRNVPNIFIASLAMADLLVLVSCVPITVANYFLGEYVFGDIMCKLTPFVQFTSIGVSIFTLTAMSYDRYRAIVKPMSLQANHALRRTNILAVSIWIGSMCLAIPDVVFSKVVELNITTFNDTNPNDTSVIFLRSCAPFPMEYKPLYPQAKALVQFTVMYCIPLITIGVFYVLIARHLILSARNMPCKNMSTVRQLEARKNVAKTVLILVAIFALCWLPVHIVNLWLWFSWGNSPLPPPPLVQFAGMVVSQGLMYSNSCVNPFALFLLSKSFRDLFKRYLLCCCITEAERKKQLEENAMRTLRYTALRRTVTTTNNTGMTRADTCLSTMTVL from the coding sequence ATGGTGAGCAGTTCTCTTTTGAACTCTTCTCAAGACTCAAAAGACAGGATTGATTCAACAGGCTTGGTGGATCAGGTAGTGCTGGCGGCGTGGCACTCAAGTGACGACTACAGAAATCGCACTAATCTGACTCAGAAGGCTTTCCAGTGGGCCAGCATGGGGACTTCTAGTGACGACGATGTCGGAGAACCGCCGAAATGGGCTCTGGTAATCGTGGCGGTCATCTTCTCCACCATTGCACTGACCGGCATCCTAGGCAACGGGACGGTCATCAGGATCGTGTGgtcaaacaaaacaatgagAAACGTCCCGAACATTTTCATCGCAAGTCTGGCCATGGCCGACCTCCTGGTTCTGGTCAGCTGCGTGCCGATCACCGTGGCTAACTACTTCCTCGGGGAGTACGTTTTCGGCGACATCATGTGTAAACTGACGCCATTTGTCCAGTTCACGTCCATCGGAGTGTCCATCTTCACGCTGACGGCCATGAGTTACGACCGCTACCGAGCCATCGTCAAGCCGATGAGTCTCCAGGCTAATCACGCGCTCAGACGTACAAACATCTTGGCCGTTTCCATCTGGATAGGAAGCATGTGTCTGGCCATTCCGGACGTTGTCTTCTCAAAGGTGGTAGAACTCAACATCACAACCTTTAACGATACAAACCCTAACGACACGTCTGTGATATTCCTGCGCTCCTGTGCTCCGTTCCCGATGGAGTACAAACCGCTCTACCCCCAAGCTAAGGCTctggtacagtttacagtgaTGTACTGTATCCCACTCATCACCATCGGAGTCTTCTACGTCCTGATCGCCCGTCACCTCATCCTCTCCGCACGGAACATGCCCTGTAAGAACATGTCGACGGTTCGACAACTGGAGGCGCGCAAGAACGTCGCCAAGACCGTGCTGATCCTCGTGGCCATCTTCGCCCTGTGCTGGCTGCCCGTGCACATCGTCAACCTGTGGCTCTGGTTCTCCTGGGGGAACTCTCCCctcccacccccacccctggTGCAGTTCGCAGGCATGGTCGTGTCACAGGGACTCATGTACTCCAACTCCTGTGTCAACCCCTTCGCGCTCTTCCTTCTCAGCAAGAGTTTCCGCGACCTCTTCAAACGGTACCTGTTGTGCTGCTGCATCACCGAGGCAGAGCGTAAGAAACAGTTGGAGGAGAACGCGATGAGGACACTGAGATATACGGCCCTCCGTCGGACTGTCACCACCACCAACAATACCGGCATGACACGAGCGGACACGTGCTTGTCAACCATGACAGTCCTCTAG